The sequence GTTCGCGCTGCCACGTCCCTCGAAGTAGCGGCGCGTTGGAAGCCAGTAGCGCACGGCAATGTCGATGCTCGATTCGCCAAATCCCTCGATGCCCGCCTGCGGCGGCGGCTCTTTGACGACAAGCTCCTGTTCCCGGAGCGCCTTGACGATTGCATCGGCGGCAACGGCCGGATCGTCGCCGTAGTCGACTCCCACCGTGAGTTCGACGATGCGGTTCGCGTAGGAGTTCTGCATCATCTCGCCGATGACCATCTTGTTGGGAATCGTGATGGTTTCCTGATCCTCGGTGCTCAGGATCGTGGCCGCGAGCTTGATCTCGTCCACGACGCCCGAAGCGCCCTGCACGACGATGGTGTCGCCGACCTTGAACGGGCGCGTGAGAATGAGCGCAAGGCCCGCGGCGTAGTTGGCGAAAAGCCCCTGCAGCGCAAAGGTCGCTCCAAAGGCCACGGCGCCAAGCGCCGCAATCAG is a genomic window of Chrysiogenia bacterium containing:
- a CDS encoding mechanosensitive ion channel family protein translates to MEEELETVKHLSEKLIDFGVQYGVQVFGALIILLLGVLISKWCGRIVTDFLEKKNVDVTLTRFIGSTSRIAVFSLFLIISLGKFGITLAPLIAALGAVAFGATFALQGLFANYAAGLALILTRPFKVGDTIVVQGASGVVDEIKLAATILSTEDQETITIPNKMVIGEMMQNSYANRIVELTVGVDYGDDPAVAADAIVKALREQELVVKEPPPQAGIEGFGESSIDIAVRYWLPTRRYFEGRGSANLAIWNAVCAAGITIPYPHRDVLTREEKKQA